In the Leptolyngbya sp. SIO1E4 genome, one interval contains:
- a CDS encoding heme-copper oxidase subunit III, whose product MQGAIESNPATAAPAEAHHEGHQDLRVLGLLTFLGSEFLMFAGFFVLFLVYRSAAAAWPPEGTEVELLLPAVNTVILVSSSFVIHYGDAAIKQGDVKGLRKWYIITALMGAVFLAGQVYEYLTLGYGLTTNLFSNCFYLMTGFHGLHVFIGLLLILGVLWRSRRAGHYSADKHTGVEMAEIYWHFVDIVWIVLFTLIYILTLF is encoded by the coding sequence ATGCAAGGCGCAATTGAATCCAATCCAGCAACAGCGGCTCCTGCTGAGGCCCATCACGAAGGTCATCAAGACCTGCGTGTGCTGGGGCTGTTGACCTTTTTGGGCTCAGAATTTCTCATGTTTGCGGGCTTCTTTGTCCTCTTTTTGGTCTATCGCTCAGCTGCTGCTGCTTGGCCTCCAGAAGGGACAGAAGTCGAGCTCCTGCTCCCAGCGGTCAACACCGTGATTCTGGTGTCTAGTAGCTTCGTTATTCACTATGGGGATGCTGCTATCAAGCAGGGTGATGTGAAGGGCTTGCGCAAGTGGTACATCATTACAGCCCTGATGGGGGCCGTTTTCTTGGCCGGTCAGGTGTATGAGTACCTCACCCTGGGCTATGGCTTAACAACGAATTTGTTTAGCAACTGCTTTTATCTGATGACGGGCTTTCACGGACTGCACGTCTTCATTGGGTTGCTGCTGATTTTAGGGGTGCTGTGGCGATCACGTCGTGCGGGCCACTACTCGGCTGACAAGCACACGGGTGTTGAAATGGCTGAGATCTACTGGCACTTTGTAGACATTGTGTGGATTGTGCTGTTCACCCTGATCTACATTCTGACCTTGTTCTAG